The proteins below are encoded in one region of Meriones unguiculatus strain TT.TT164.6M chromosome 18, Bangor_MerUng_6.1, whole genome shotgun sequence:
- the LOC110564862 gene encoding olfactory receptor 4F3/4F16/4F29-like, with translation MGKENHSVVSEIVLLGFGSSLEICLVLFLIFSVFYLAGILGNFLVVLTVISDPHLHSPMYFLLANLSFIDMWVSSVTVPKMISDLLKERKVISLQGCIAQMFFIHVTGGTEMVLLIVMAYDRYIAICKPLHYLTIMNRRTCILFLVLTWTIGVTHSLIQIVFVTNLQFCGHREVDSFYCDLPRFIKLACTVTYRLDLMVTANSGFISLGTFFILMISYAFILVTVWQHSPGGSLKALSTLSAHVTVVVLFFGPCIFVYSWPFLTVPVDKFLAIFDVIITPFLNPIIYTFRNKEMKVAMKRILSQMLSSQKLF, from the coding sequence ATGGGGAAAGAAAATCATTCAGTGGTGTCTGAGATTGTGCTGTTGGGATTTGGCAGTTCTTTGGAGATAtgccttgtcctcttcctcaTATTCTCTGTGTTCTATTTGGCAGGCATTTTAGGAAATTTCTTAGTTGTACTCACAGTGATCTCTGACCCCCATTTGCACTCTCCCATGTACTTCCTGCTAGCCAACCTCTCCTTTATTGACATGTGGGTTTCCTCCGTTACAGTTCCCAAGATGATTTCTGATCTTTTAAAGGAGAGAAAAGTCATCTCCCTTCAAGGCTGCATTGCTCAGATGTTCTTCATTCATGTTACTGGAGGGACAGAGATGGTGCTGCTCATAGTCATGGCCTATGACCGTTACATCGCTATCTGTAAGCCCCTTCACTACTTGACCATCATGAACCGCAGGACATGCATTTTATTCTTAGTTTTGACCTGGACTATCGGAGTCACACATTCACTGATCCAAATTGTGTTTGTCACAAACCTGCAGTTCTGTGGCCACAGAGAAGTGGACAGCTTTTACTGTGATCTTCCCCGGTTTATTAAGCTTGCCTGCACAGTGACATACAGGCTGGATCTCATGGTCACTGCCAACAGCGGCTTCATCTCTCTAGGAACATTTTTCATCTTGATGATCTCCTATGCCTTTATCCTGGTCACTGTTTGGCAGCATTCTCCTGGAGGCTCATTGAAGGCTCTCTCTACATTGTCAGCTCATGTCACAGTGGTAGTATTATTTTTTGGTCCATGCATTTTTGTGTATTCATGGCCTTTTCTCACAGTGCCTGTAGATAAATTCCTTgccatttttgatgtgataatCACCCCATTTCTGAACCCTATAATCTATACTTTTAGGAACAAAGAGATGAAGGTAGCAATGAAGAGGATACTCAGCCAAATGCTGAGTTCCCAGAAGCTGTTTTAA
- the LOC110564868 gene encoding olfactory receptor 4F15-like — protein sequence MLILTSEAMYGMNRSVVSEFVFLGITNIWEVQLFLFFFTMLFYFASMVGNLVIVLTVTLDAHLNSPLYFFLANLSVIDMIFCSINAPKMICDIFKKNKTISFWGCITQIFFSHAVGGTEMVLLIAMAFDRYVAICKPLHYLIIMNPRVCLIFLVISWIIGLIHSVVQLVFVVGLPFCGPNTLDSFYCDLPRLLQLACTNTQDLELMVTVNSGLISVGSFFLLVISYIYILFTVWKHSPGGLFKALSTLSAHVTVVILYFGPLMFFYTWPSPTSHLDKYLAIFDAFITPVLNPVIYTFRNKDMKVAMGRLWSYLRHYRKMS from the coding sequence ATGCTAATTCTGACATCCGAAGCAATGTATGGAATGAATCGCTCTGTGGTATCAGAGTTCGTGTTCCTCGGGATCACTAACATATGGGAGGTccagcttttcctttttttcttcaccATGTTGTTCTACTTTGCAAGCATGGTTGGCAACCTTGTTATTGTCCTCACCGTAACCTTGGACGCTCATCTAAACTCCCCCCTGTATTTCTTCTTGGCTAATCTCTCCGTCATTGATATGATATTCTGCTCAATTAATGCTCCTAAGATGATCTGTgacattttcaagaaaaacaaaaccatctcCTTTTGGGGATGTATAACCCAGATCTTCTTCAGCCATGCAGTTGGGGGCACTGAGATGGTGCTGCTCATTGCCATGGCTTTTGACAGATATGTAGCCATATGTAAGCCTCTGCATTACCTGATCATCATGAACCCCCGGGTGtgtctgatttttttagttatttcCTGGATCATTGGCCTTATTCACTCAGTGGTGCAGTTAGTGTTTGTGGTAGGCTTGCCTTTCTGTGGTCCTAATACATTGGACAGCTTTTACTGTGACCTCCCTCGACTCCTCCAACTTGCCTGCACAAACACTCAAGATCTTGAGCTCATGGTCACTGTCAATAGTGGACTCATATCTGTGGGCTCCTTTTTCCTACTGGTCATCTCCTATATTTATATCCTGTTCACTGTTTGGAAGCATTCTCCTGGTGGATTGTTTAAGGCCCTTTCTACTCTTTCAGCGCATGTCACTGTGGTCATCTTGTACTTTGGGCCACTGATGTTTTTCTATACATGGCCTTCACCAACATCACACCTTGACAAATACCTTGCTATTTTCGATGCATTTATCACTCCCGTTTTGAATCCAGTCATTTATACCTTCAGGaacaaagacatgaaagtagCCATGGGGCGACTGTGGAGCTATCTTAGGCATTACAGGAAAATGTCATAA
- the LOC110564864 gene encoding olfactory receptor 4F6-like: MGEANRSVVSEFVFLGLSNSWAIQLFLFLFSCVFYVASLLGNVLIVLTVTSDPQLQSPMYFLLGNLSVIDLIFCSSTAPKMIYDLFRRHKTISFGGCITQIFFIHAVGGTEMLLLIAMAFDRYVAICKPLHYMTIMSAQRCILILVASWIIGFIHSVTQLIFVVDLPFCGPNELDSFFCDLPRFIKLACVDTYTLGFMVTANSGFISVASFLILITSYIFILVTVQKKSLGSLHKALSTLSAHVMVVVLFFGPLIFFYMWPFPTSHMDKFLAIFDAVITPFLNPVIYTLRNKEMKVAMRRVFTQFINYNKIS, encoded by the coding sequence ATGGGGGAAGCAAACCGCTCTGTGGTATCTGAGTTCGTGTTCCTGGGACTCTCCAACTCATGGGCAATCCAGctattccttttcctcttttcctgtgtATTCTACGTGGCAAGTCTGTTGGGAAATGTTCTCATTGTGCTGACTGTAACTTCAGACCCCCAATTACAGTCCCCTATGTACTTCCTATTGGGCAACCTTTCTGTCATTGACTTGATTTTTTGCTCCTCCACTGCACCAAAGATGATTTACGACCTTTTCAGAAGGCACAAAACTATCTCTTTTGGAGGCTGTATCACTCAGATCTTTTTTATCCATGCAGTTGGGGGCACTGAGATGCTGCTGCTCATAGCCATGGCCTTTGACAGATATGTTGCCATATGTAAGCCCCTGCACTACATGACCATCATGAGTGCACAAAGGTGCATCTTGATTTTGGTTGCTTCTTGGATTATTGGCTTCATCCACTCAGTGACTCAGTTGATTTTTGTGGTAGACTTGCCTTTCTGTGGCCCTAATGAATTAGATAGTTTTTTCTGTGACCTTCCTCGGTTTATTAAACTTGCTTGTGTGGACACATACACGTTAGGATTTATGGTTACTGCCAATAGTGGGTTCATTTCTGTGGCCTCCTTTCTAATTCTGATCAcctcttacatatttattttagtgACCGTTCAAAAGAAATCTTTGGGTAGTTTACATAAGGCCCTCTCCACTCTGTCAGCTCATGTCATGGTAGTAGTTTTGTTCTTTGGACCCTTAATCTTCTTCTACATGTGGCCATTTCCTACATCACATATGGATAAATTTCTGGCCATCTTTGATGCAGTTATTACTCCTTTTCTAAATCCAGTAATTTATACACTTAGGAATAAAGAGATGAAGGTAGCGATGAGAAGAGTATTCACTcagtttattaattacaataaaatttcttaa